ctcaggtctgactccaaaatcacaccaagattcctgacttgatttttaattgtttgacccctagagtgaaggtacgtgttcactttgagaacttcatctttgtttccaaacgcaatgacttcagttttgtctttgtttaactgaaggaagtttaggcacatccaatttttaatttcatcaatgcattgacacagggagtcaatggggctgtagtcgttgggtgatagggctaggtaaatctgggtgtcatctgcatagctgtgatatgcaatttggttctttctcattatttggctcagtggcagcatatataggttgaacaggaggggtgcgagtattgaaccttgagggactccgcatatcatggatgtccactcagacttatggtcaccgatactcacataataacctctctcttctaagtatgacctgaaccatttaaggaccatcccagaaagcccaacccagtgttccagcctgtcaagaagaatgttgtgatcgacagtgtcaaacgcagcactgaggtcaagtagaaccagcactgttaatttacctgtatctgtgttaaggcgaatatcatttattatctttatgagtgctgtttctgtgctgtgatgcggtcggaaaccagattgaaagttatcaaagtatccgttcaagcttaagaacttgttcagctgattgaaaacaactttttcaatgatcttgcctatgaaaggaagatttgagattggcctgtagttgctcaatatggtgttatccagattgctctttttcaggaggggcttaacaactgcagttttcagggattttggaaaagtcccagagagaagtgaggcatttaccacttctaggagatctgcttctaaacagtttaacactcttttgaaaaaagatgtgggaagtgtgtcaagggcgcaggttgatgttttaaggtactgtactgtttcttccaaaattttaccatcaattgcttcgaaatcagacataatagctactttctgaggttgtgatctgatctgttttaccccagtgcagctcaaggatgtgctgatcgcctttctgatattattaattttctcagagaagaaggaagcaaactcactacatttgctgtctgagagcatttcactgggaatctgacttgggggggggggggggttgttagtctctctactatagcaaaaagagtgcgggtgttgtttaagtttctgtttataatatttgagaaaagaaggtctgtctagctttgactaattccacattgaaagcatgaagaatatctttatagatgttataatggatttcaagttttgtctttcaCCACATGcactcagcttttctgcattgtcttttcatattttgcactgctgttgagtttctccatggtgctttttgtctgccacttttcttcctgactttcacaggagcaatgttatcaataacattctgttcttttgagttaaaagaatcaaggagaaaatcaacagagtctgcagatatgcttggtgttaaagatatagccttcataaacagtgcactagtgttctcatttaagcatcgctttttgATCGAGACAGATCTGGCTTCAACAGTCGGACAGatcaatatttcaaagaaaatacagaaatgatcagatagcgctacatccttaatgacaatggatgaaatgtttagacccttactgatgattaaatctagagtgtgtccacgattgtgtgtgggtccatgtacatgctgagtcagatcaaaagtattcaaaacagttatgatttcttttgccatattggattctgcattttctatgtggatgttaaagtccccagtaatagcaaaacagtcaaactctgaggaaattgctgataacagttctgtaaagtcctccacaaaggctggagagtattttggaggcctgtagataactataagtagaatgcgaggagcaccttttaatacaataccaaagtattcgaaagacaagtaatcaccaaatgacacttgcttgcattgatagacatctttaaatagagcagctacacctccacctctcctaacagctctgcagacactcataaaagtaaagttaggagaggctgtttcattcaggattgttgcactgcagctgtcttcaagccatgtttcatttagaagcataaaatctaggttgtttgtggttattaagtcattgactagaagtgatttatttttaagtgagcgTATGTTTAGAAGTGCTAACTAAACAGTCTCAgggatgatgtgtttttgtaggcaaaacccggaagtgagttcgcattttaggacttctggttccatcggcctaaagtctatgggttttttgaatgggtttttgctaaattgtcTGAAATatggtctgtggttaacaaagcctcttaatattttcatgttttgatctatgacataaaacacaccagtaataacccgcttgtgattttttaaacctttattgtgtcttaaaagcggcggttgctaacaagttgctaaaagggactacttcctttggcggggactttagacgtcatcatgacaaaaaggacatttggacagcatttctcatgaaaaagtggatcaattcatacacagcacagatcataatcagcgagcatgtttttaaataaagttgttttttaaataaaaattgaggaagcttggtggtgacgacgttgatccgcgaccatggtgtgctgtagtccgtttatagcctactgttagtcTTTTTATCTGACTTTATtaaggcttcaaaatgtataaatgttgtgtgaacttgtaaagattatcttgatagacaaaacgtgtaagtgtcataaccctttgttaaacacagagcttattttttgcgattttccaagtctatgggaaaaatgcataggctttcgatcgagggaacctgtccatgccatgtttagtgtccaTGCATTCGTAACgagaagatttaaatgcttgtgtatgtgGTATGTCCATACCTGCGCAACACATTAATATTTCAAGAATCTTTAATCATTCTTCTTCAAGAACTCTGCCACTTAATCTGCCTAGTCGTAAAAGCCTCGACAAGGGGGTGCGTGTCACCCGGAAATACAGCACCTTCATTGGCTGCATCAACCTTTAGAGGTtggactttgaccagaggttaaaagctaGAGAGCAATGCCACTCCTTCTCTTTCTCCTTGCGTTTTGGATGACTAAACTGAACCCTCTTTGCCGCAGCCGCCCTCGGCCTACaacccagccatgtgctcaaCATCCAACATAGAAaagactggcaacaacttcGGACTGAATCCTCAAGATCTCTCCTCAGATGGCAGAGCCGATGCTCCTCAGCCTcaaggcatcttgcaagtattgtacattttaacactaaacaGCAATTTAGTACTAATTTGTAAGACTTACCTGTGCTATTGCTGAATAaactgatgattcctttccagattgTCTTTGACTTTTTCCTATGGCTCTAGTAACACTACCTCTTCCGGTTCAAccctatcattactcattcttaCCTAcagtatgcatgtgtgtgacctttgttgtattttatgtgtttgctagtttagttatgtgtttgttagtttagttatgtgtttgtgagttagttaataaagattgtgcacaatacatgtttggttctgactccgtctgctaataaattgcctcttaagtgatttaGATCCCGAttaagaatgttatttttctaTAACCTGGAAATTAACACTTCtaagaattaataaacaatcaacactgagtgttcactggacaaacaggttaattgattgtaatattaatcttaatgtagcTACATCCAGTTAATCCAATTAAatgatttacatattcataattaatcataattaataatcacaaTTAGTTATGaatagttattaatatttcccctttgagttaatttcaCTACATGGTTATCATCTGGTTATCATTATGATCtgtataaaaaatgttaaagatGACCTGTGTGCTCTCTGCAAATGGTGGAATGTCATTATTCGGAAATACTGTATAGAGTGTAAAGAGAAATTTTACTTGAGGATTTCAAGAGGAAAGGGGGACAGGAAATAACGAGTAAAATTGGGACAGTATGGAATATTAAGAGAAACAGAAGTAGTAAGTAAATTTAAATTGCATTAACACACAGCTATAGTTCAACAAATCTAATATAGGAGAGCGAAGCCAAGAACTGGACATATGGTTCAAGAGCACTTTTGCGGGCcatttctcaatatgcgttTATGCGATCTTGCAACCAGTTAcgcattattttcatatttgtatAATTTCCAACATTTTTGTGGGCAGATTACAGCATTTCAAAGATCTGTAATGAGATGCATTTGTCAGACAGTTTTCATATAAAAAGTAGTTTCCTACTGCAGAGCACGTTAATCAGAGGGCTagaataaatgttaataaatgtgtaattggccttttatttctaaattatgacattttttatgtaataatcCTATACAAACATTATAATCGCACCTCAGgaaacatataataataataaaaaaaaatacagttcatGACCCATTTAAATTGAAATACTGTTGCTTAATTACAGCAGCAGTTTGATTGTTTTAAAACTTATAGGATGTTCAGAACAACTATTAATAATTTTACTGGGTAGTTGATTCTTGTTCAGGCAAATACAGGTAGTTGTATTTGTGCTTCATGTGTTTTGTGGCTGTCCCCACCTCTGCACGCTCCTTTCTGCAAGTTATTAATCACACCtctttttttaagcattttgcAGAAGTGTGAAGATAACTACAAAAAAGAGGGGATTTCATGACATTTTAATTCAGTAAGAATCATGGTTAAACATATACATTAGCATGAGCTGAAAGATTTATGACTTTAATTTGCTGTGAATTATCTATATCATGCACTTAAGAAAATGTTCAGAACACTGATACCCAAATGTTAACATCATagaagacaaagagaaaaactcCTCACTGGGTTAAAGTGCAGACCCTGTCTAGATGCAACACTTTTTGTGAAGCAAACAAACTGCACACCCATTATCACCATCATGACAACCAATGACAACTCTGTGGACAACCACAGAGTTTCAGTTACTTATTTTGTGCTTGATCTATGGGTATGAAGTATAAGGTCAGCTGTATGCttgtgtttgttattttggcagCTGTAATGTAACGTAGTTGTTGTTGACTGTACCGCAAGTGTCCACCTCAGTATGCTGAAAGAGCAATGAGGAAAATagtattagatagatagatagatagatagatagatagatagatagatagatagatagatagatagatagatagatagatagatagataatgtaCCTGTAATTAATTTGAATATAAATGCTCTTCTATATCTTGTCTCAGCTGTGCATCAGTATTATGAAGTTGTTGTTCTGCAGACCTTCTAACAGCCTTCAAAAGTCCTGagaattgaataaaataaattaaattgaattaaatgacGTAGGTTTATACAATTAAACACTTGATGATATTTTTGCAGATGGAACCcactgaatttttaataatagcCGATATTAGAAATATAATGTATCATACCAGTTTTCGAACGATATTAGCAATATAATGTATCTCTTCTGTTGATATTGTGCATGTTTATTTCCTCTATTGTTATTTAATTTTAGATAACCTTTGCCATTATCCAACTCTCACTTACAGTTAAACTTTAATAAACACCAATAATTTATGTTCACTGATAAAAGTAttctttagcaaatctcaaaatccatttttcatactgtacattataatgttgtgatacCTATATtcacttttaaatttaaaatgattgaaatttaaatattatagaaTTGCCATAGAATTGCCATTTAATGGTTATCAGCCATAACATCAAAATAATTATAAGTATTGGTGTATCTCTTTCTTCATAATTTTACTTACACTGATGAAAACTCACCTATGACCACAACGACCAAAACAGCATTGAACAGAGCAGATATGAGGGTAAGAGTCTGCCATGATGTCTGATTCTGCTGAATGTACTTCACCACCGTCTGATTCTGCTGAATGTACTGTACGACTGTATGATTCTGATTCTGGCACTCAGTTTGTGGCGTTGGTTCTGTAAAGAAAGAATTAAGATACAATCTGTTAATAATCTCTAAATTATCGCTGTACTGAACAACATGACTAAAAGTGTACTCACCAATGATGTGTAGTCTGATGCCATTGCTGAATTTTGAATCTGTGCTCATACAGTAATAAACTCCTAACTCATCAGTAGTGACATTATTTATGAACAGATTATGTTTAGAGTCCACTGAATATTTGTGTCTGAATCTTTCATTGTAGTAAAAAGGAGTTGGGTTTGAGAACGAGCGCAATATCACAGCCGAAGAATCTGGAAGTTTCAGTAAAAACCAATAAACTTCATTTTCATCAAGATCACAGTTTATGGTCACATTTTGCCCCAAATCTGTTAGTTGAGCTGTTAAAGTCTCTGCAGCTTGACACCATATGAGTAGATCTACAAGATGAAAATCACAGAATCACATGCATTTAGAAGTATCCTCTTTGAACACTTCCATATGCtgccagtaaaaaaaaatgtacacatttaATTCTTTATCATTATAATgcaaacatttttatgttttttttatgtatcaAGGAATTAATACTAGTGCAATGTGTCCAAGCATTTGACTGGATACATGAAATAAAGTTACATAAATAAAGCATATGAAAAGCTATCCAAAATACTCACAGAGATAAAGCTGCATAATCATCATATTGTAGTTGTAAATAAATACTTGAATATGAAATCTGGGTCCCTCCAGACAGCGATGAACATTAGTACAGAGCAAAGAGAGGAAAAGTTCAAACATGTCAAGCACAGGAAGTCAGGTttgctcttcttttttttccacccaTCATCTTCACTTCATAAGTGACTGTGTAGGGGAATTTACAGTTAAAGACCCAATGACCGGATATGATGAATGAAGACCTGGTgtcagagttaaaaaaaaaaaaaaaaaatggaagaaaactttactgaagaatagtttgcagctTCAATTAGGGTGACCATattgtagtttttaaaaaagAGGACAGTGGATGCAGGAGGCAGACGGACACCTTGACAAATATGTTATTGTTAGGCATGGGCTAACTCACTGCGGACCTGTGTGGGTTTTCTGTGGGCAAACCCATAGTGGGTTAAACCGTACCTTGCCAGTCAGCTTCGCAGCAGAGTAAGTACAGTGGATGAACTGGTAAAActtgttcatcagctggaaaaaaattgCATTATGATGGGCAGACAGTAACTTCACCTATACCACATAAGCCTACCTCCAACCAACCTGTTATTCAATGCTGGAGATGTACCACAATACTCTACTTCGCCTTCCACATTGCTTCCAAGTCCACGTCAAGCTGCAGGAAATAAGTGAACTTTTCCCATGCAGAAGACAGGAGGAACTACATCAACTAACACACTGTGTGTCACACCCCATCCCAACCATCTGCCATGACtgtgtaacgaaatgtagcggttattaatcaatttatggatgaaatatgaatataataattcataaggttatgaataaattatgattcatatatcgacccaacggggaattaaacatatatcgtgaatcaattacaacgaattataatcaattacatatatgattagttctggtttaataattatttagagaaactgttcgtttgtccagcaaactaagtccctcacagaatattataaaaacgaaaaacgttaaagtgacttggttttcagctgaaagaacaaacagaacaatctgcatgaataacgttttaatatatgcaaactacgaatacagagatTATACGTCTAAATTATATACAGAAggtatacacatatacacaagagtgaaaatgaagaaaagacatggaaagaaagatgatcgaagaatggcaaattacacagttaaacctttttgggagagccagcacagaaatcagtttagacGAATTCAGATAAATgataatacttgcttattggttCGAGTCCGTGTGTAGCAGTTTCAATGCGCTTGGcttggtcctttccgagagggtttctccggcggggttttcaaaagaggtttaaacttaagtaacttaaccgaagagagcgagagagagagagagagagagagagaggaagtggTCCTCCCAAGCTGCGCGCGTGGTTGGGAAGCGCGGTCACCTGAGGCGTCCGGAGAGACGTGCACGAGATGATCGGGAGGTCACCGGGAGACAAAGGAGAAGAAGAGGAGCAGCGAAGAAGAAGGGAGAaggtgtgtgttgttgtttttatggtaACTCAAgctaacacacctcctgaattgtagcgaccaatagatgcgcagcactatttggcgggcaaagttcctttgtttggaatccttgctgaatttgcatacttaatgCCCATCATATCGGATTTCGAgatggagtgtgttcttcacaggatcattaaacacatagaaaaatgcatttgtccgtttggtgacatgtctcaatgaatagctcgagtctggagctttgaaacgagatcaaactcgataggtcagaaaggcataggagagaagttatggtttacagacaaaattatatcattaaaatgcacactagcacaaatacactcatttaaacactaggaaacatgcataggccctaaaatatatgaaatatatatttcagcatagtggtagtatatatatatatacagttaaaagtgtatgtttgtgtgtttctgtatgtgtgtctgtgtgtgtgttttttgtgtgtgccagtgtgtgtgggtgctggaatgtggatctggcccgtagtccacatgaggggcccctttgatgtcctaagagcaaggaaattgggcctgctgtgttacctcggagggccacaaaggtgtcaagtgggctcatctttagtagacagttcggagccgatttagtgattaagaaacaaagttcatcaggttaaaagcgttctgaaaactccaaagtttattgactctgaacggatccatccagacgttacaACTGAAACTATTACTTCTAAACTTGAGTCCATACCTCAACAGTTGTTCCAATTACCAGTGGCATCTGAACAGGAAAAGCTATAGTCGACACAGGGGCAAGCTATAGTCTTTTACACAAAAGCTTAGGGACAGAGCTCACCTCCTTTGACACACTCTGTCCTTGGTCCCCTCTACTTGGCTAATGGTGAGACTTTAAAACTTGTAGGAGAGATAAACAGTCCAAACAAGTATTTTCCATACCTGTAGCCATCCTTTCCTCCAAAGCTCTTGTGTACTCTGTGGACTTAGGATTGGATTTTATATTCACCAGTGGCCTGCAGATCAATGTTGTAGACGGAAAATATTCTTTCAAGTCAACTCCCAACAAGGAATATCTTTTCCAGCCCGGACAAGCAAGCGTTCACTCTAGAAGAATCCTGCATCACTGTTTAGCTCTATTCCACCACAGCAAATTACAAGGGTATCCCAGCCAACAGATAATCTGGATGAACAAACTTTAATAAGGACTCTAGTAGACAAAGCACACTTACCACCTCAAAGAAAGTGCCAATTACTTCACCACCTAAAAAACAATCCTCAAGTCTGTACCCTCCGGCTTGGAAGAACGACATTACTCCAGCATTGTCTTTATACTGTCCACCCTGTACCCATCAAACAGTGTTCATATAAGAAACCACAGAGAAACAAGATGTAGTTCAAGGACAAGTTAAAGAAATGCTGAAGAATGATCTCATAGAACTGTCATACTCTGCTTGGGCTTCACCCATTATTCTGGTCCCAAAGAAAGATGGCAGCCTGAGAGAGATGCCTATTTTCCATGAGAGAGATGCCTATTTTCCACCTAATATCACTGACATCCTGGAATCCCTCTATGGTGCAGTTATTTTCTCCAGCATTAACCTCAACAGTGGGTACTGGCAAGTCCAAGTCAGAATTCATCGCTCCATCTGGTTTATATCAATTAAGTGTCATGCCATTTGGGCTGAAGAATGCTTCAGCAACATTTTAGTGATTAACGGTGACTGTGCTAGGTGAACTATGAGGAAGAATATGTTTTGTGTATACTGtcattatcatttactcaccctctgtCACCCAAAACTTACATGCTCTACACAGTGTCTTCTCTAGGTTGCACACAGCCAGTTTAATAATCAACCTTCAGGAATTAACATTTCTGGGACATGTGGTAAACACAAAACGCATCTCTGCAGACCCTAGCAAAGTAGAGGTTCTTACCCTGCACCGATTTCAGGGTTCAACGATTTCTTGGATTGGTGGGATGGTACCATTGATTTGTGCCCAAATTCTTTCGGATAGCAGAGCCTATAAATGCCTTGAAGAAAAAGGGACGTACTTTCCAGTAGTCACCACAATGTCAACAAGCCTTTGAGAATTTGAAGACGTCTCACCTCCCATCCTGGGTCATCCAGATCTCCAGCTTCCTTTTGTCATCTCAGGATTGGGTGCAGTGTTGACACAACAGAAAATGCAAGGCTTGGAAGAAGTCATAGCTTATGCCAGCCACACATTAACCAAAGCTGAGATTAATTATTCAGCTATGGAAAAAGAGTGGGTGCTAGAAAAATGGCAACATTGCCTAGAACTGAAACTCTTCACAATAGTTACAGATCAGGATTAGGAGACGCCCTGGAAGATGAGGTAAATTATTGAGTGTCGCCAGTAGACCCTCAGGTGTCAATTAGGAGATGCCCCAGGTGATCAGGTAAATTTAGTCTGGTGCGTAGGGGAAAATCCACCAAACCAGTTTCAACAGTAGACATCTGGGAAGAAAAATACAAAGATCAGGGAATTGCCAAGCTATTTCAGTCACTAGCAGAAAATAATTATTCGGTGCAAGACAAATATGAAGTAGTTGAAGACAAACTATATCATCAAACTCATTTGACAAATGGTCAAGTGCACTATAATCTATGTCCCTGCAATCCTCATCCCAAACATTCTACAACATTACCATGCTCATCCCTTAAGTGGTCATTTGGGAATTTACTTACCAGAGAGTGCATCAGGTCACCTTCTAGCCAGCCATGTGGACATCTGTCAAACAACATGTGACAAGGTGTATGGAATGCCAAACTTGGAAAAATGAGAACCGCAAACCTGCTGGGAAAATTTAACAGACCACCACCAGTCCTCCAAATGAGATGTTGGGAGTGGATATCTTGGGTCCTCTGGATTGCAGCTCCCACAGACATGAATATCTACTAGTGTTTGTGGATTACTATTCCTGAAGGGTTGAACTATTACCCTTGCGAAATGCCACTGCTCAAACTGTCGCTTCACACCTCAGAGAAGACATCCTCACTCAGTGGGGGGTACCTGATTTCATCCTGTCTAATCGAGGAAAACAGTTTTTCAGTTCTTTCAAAACATCTGTGCTGAATGGAAAGTCAACCAGAAAATAACTACCATGGATCTTCTGTATTGGAGGTACTGCTGTTTACTTTTGTCATCAGACAGAATCTCACCATTGCTGAAAGTTGCGGCTTTGCTGCATATATGGCTGGTCTTTTCCCAAACACTCACACAATTCACCTCTAGACTTTCAACACCCACAGTTAATATGGTTTCTCTCAAAATAAGCTGTGAATAGcatgctttttttatttatttcagtttgtttcACCTCAGAAGATGCACCATGCACtttcccaaatttctatatgtcctaattattgttgatgtatttcatttttccaggagctcattgcttctaccttaaaattaaatttgtaaattaattgcacaaattattatttgctaact
The nucleotide sequence above comes from Chanodichthys erythropterus isolate Z2021 chromosome 10, ASM2448905v1, whole genome shotgun sequence. Encoded proteins:
- the LOC137029029 gene encoding uncharacterized protein isoform X1, whose amino-acid sequence is MMIMQLYLYLLIWCQAAETLTAQLTDLGQNVTINCDLDENEVYWFLLKLPDSSAVILRSFSNPTPFYYNERFRHKYSVDSKHNLFINNVTTDELGVYYCMSTDSKFSNGIRLHIIEPTPQTECQNQNHTVVQYIQQNQTVVKYIQQNQTSWQTLTLISALFNAVLVVVVIGLLKAVRRSAEQQLHNTDAQLRQDIEEHLYSN
- the LOC137029029 gene encoding uncharacterized protein isoform X2 gives rise to the protein MMIMQLYLYSSAVILRSFSNPTPFYYNERFRHKYSVDSKHNLFINNVTTDELGVYYCMSTDSKFSNGIRLHIIEPTPQTECQNQNHTVVQYIQQNQTVVKYIQQNQTSWQTLTLISALFNAVLVVVVIGLLKAVRRSAEQQLHNTDAQLRQDIEEHLYSN